The window TTGAATCTAACAGCTCTGACtgctgcagaaacacaaatgtgtgacgctactctaagggtgccagtcataaaccatcacaaatatgcaccagtaagtgtgaaagggttaagtgacagatgcttaaagattgttcttttgaattgttttcctaaaatgagtaaaaataatattctatataagatgtaatgattacaaaaatgtcctcattctaatgaaacattaaaaatatatgtcttctgtgtgtatttgttaaggattttaattgttttaaaggaataaatacaggtgctatttcagtgaattcactgccattcaataaattcaagaccaattagggcctgggtttaaggggttaatatgtgtgtaaacagggttttacagctcaacatacttaagtttgtccagtgtgcagtttggatcgttgagtctttcagagagcagcttcactcctgattctcctggatgattgtagctcagatccagctctttcaggcgtgagagctttgatctcagagctgatgccacagaacagcagccttcctctgtcaccatacagccaggtaatctacaaacacacatacataacagtcagataatctaaaaacgtgcatataaccagtcaaataatctacaaatgcacatcaacagtcagataacctaaaaacacacatcagcatttaccagcagccatattaacctgtagctcaagactggttgccactGAAGCTAAACAAgtttgagcctggtcagtacctggatgggagacctcctggggaagactattaatgccccagtatagtgaaggggacattatactgtaaaaagacactgtcctttggatgagatgtggttattaaaaacaactttatgagcacttctcataaagagtagggctATAACCCTAGTGTCCTAgctaaattcccccattggcccttctcaatcatggcctcctaataatcctcagccactaattggctctataactctctcctctccaccaatagctggtgtggggtgagcatactggtgcactgTATCTgcatcatccatgtggatgctgcacactagtggtggttgaggagagtcccctgcgctttgagtgtagtgtcagaaaagcgcaatataaattaatgttcattcaacagtaagataatctaaaaacacacacatcaacagtatgaaaatccacaaacacacatttacatcagtcagataaactacatttacatttagtcattaagcagacccttttatccaaagtgacttacaaatgaggaacataaacaCTTTGTCATATAAAAGTAAACTGTACCTGCAGGGTCATAATGCCAAGTTCTAAGTGTTGCTATAATAGTACAGAAACTAGCacaaaagaaagagacagataagGATTTCTTTAAAGATTTCTTAAATAGTAAGTGCCATTATTTAGGacaggttaagtgctcatggaaaatatgcGTTTATAGCTTTTTCTTGAATGTTGAAATGTTTCAGCAGAACGGCAGGTGGttgaaagctcattccaccactaGGGGACAGAGAAAGCGAATGAATGTGAAGTGCCTcattgtgatgggaccaccaggagtaagagggtgctgttccaCTGGCTGTGGAACagctttgaagaaaaaaaaaagagagcccTCTTTGTTTGGTTGAAAGACGTGCCACCACATtcaggaccatctgcagtggcttgatAGCACTAGCTGGAAGGCTGGCCAACAGAGCACTGCAGAAGTCCAATCTTGAAataaccagagcttggaccagggactgcgcagcatattcagacaggaaaggtctgatttttctGATGTAATAAAGCACAAACCTGCAAGACCAGGCAGTTGATGAGATGCGAGTACTAAAATGTAGCTGTTCATCAATTACTACTCTCAGGTTTCAGCTGTCCTGATAGGTCTCACAATAGTGGAGACAGTTGGATCATCAGGTTGGAACGATATGTAGAGCTGCGTATCATCTGCAATAATCAGTCTGATGAGTTCATTACTTGGCAAGTTGAAGTCACCTATTCACACACACCAGTATAAGAGTGCGAGCGCCCAGTCAAGAGTGTCCAGACGGTGTGCACATACTTACGGcaagattataaaaaaataataattcaaaggcAAATTATGTGCGTTCGTAACATTTATATATCAGGCCTCTGGTACCTGTGAAGTACACTGAGACTGAACTCATATGatgcatctcaatcagctttaAATCATTACTCAGCACACTGGTCAGGGAGTCGTCCATTTTTAGGATTGTCCCAATCAAAAAATTGTTCCAGAGCACTAAAACAGTCACTCCCAAAAATCCCAGAATACACGATAAAAAACCAGTGAGCATCACTTATCTCTGTGTTCACATCGTGTCACATCTTCAAGAAATTAGAATATGAATGCAAGTGTAAATTTAGAGAAAGCTTAGTTTTCTGTCTTTGAAAGAATTTGTTTATAACTATCTTTTATCCATAATGTGCAGAAAAGGGAAACAATcatataaactttaaaaaaagtagCTAAAAGTTTAAAAATACTCATAATTCCATGCAAATATCAACCATAACATATTAATGTAGGTGGAATATGTTCCTATTAACTCCAGTTTGGAGTCTGCTGCTGAATTTTGCACTATTTGGAGACTAGAAAGGGAAGCTTGACTAATACCTGTATAAAGTGAGTTACAATAATCGAGTCGAGACGTGATAAAAGCATGGATAGTCCTCTCAAAGTTCTTAAAAGACAGGAAGGTCTTCACCTTTGCTCGTGATCTTAGATGGATAAAGATGGATTTGACCACAGAGCTGActtgtttgtcaaatttcagggCACTATCTGTATTGTTCAGTAGAcaacaaataaagagaaaaggatTGCTGGTACTGGTGTCATTATTCCACGAGGAACACACATCATATACAAATTACCAGCAAATGCACCTTTATACAATCCATTACTGCCACCTGCTGGACTAACTCATCACCCATTACTAATAGACACTCATTACACTATCCACATAGACTGCCATGTATTTTACATATTGAGATAGAGGCCTAAAATCAATGTTAGAAGTTTGTTGGGACTCAGAGGGGCCAAATACCATCACCTCAGTCttactttcatttacatttagaaagtttaaggacagacaggcctttagatcagatagacaggcctttagatcagacagacaggcctttagatgagatagacaggcctttagatcagacagacaggcctttagatcagatagacaggcctttagatcagacagacaggcctttagatcagacagacaggcctttagataaGATAGACAGgctttagatcagatagacaggcctttagatcagatagacaggcctttagatcagacagacagccctttagatcagatagacaggcctttagataaGATAGACAGgctttagatcagatagacaggcctttagatcagacagacaggcctttagatcagacagacagaccttGAGATCaaatagacaggcctttagatcagacagacaggcctttagatcagatagacagacctttagatcagacagacaggtctttagatcagatagacaggcctttagatcagacagacaggtctttagatcagatagacaggcctttagatcagacagacaggtctttagatcagatagacaggcctttagatcagataaacaggtctttagatcagacggacaggcctttagatcagatagacaggcctttagatcagacagacagccCTTTAGttcagatagacaggcctttagatcagacagccagccctttagatcagatagacaggcctttagatcagatagacaggcctttagatcagatagacaggcctttatATCAGACAGACAGGCTAGGGAAgcagtttgtgttttgttttagctgAAGATAGATTTGAGTATCGTCCGTATAACAGTGGAAGGAATTGTCATATTTTTTACATCTGTGTCTAATGGGAGCatgtaaagtgaaaataaaatcggGCCCAGGATAGAGCCCTGTGGAACTCCACAAGTAAATGGGGCGACACTAGATGAAAATTCAGCAATATTCACTAAGAATCTTCTGTTCTTAAAATAGGACTGGAACCACTTCAAAGCATTAGCTTGGATACACAATGTCCTAAACACGAGAGCAGAACAATGTGGTCaattgtgtcaaaggcagcactagaTCGAGGAGCACAAGCATTGAAACATgactcgagtcaacagtacatcaTTTAATACCTTAACCAGTGCTGGTGTCTCCTGAAGCCTGATTGAAACATTTCACATATCTCATTTTATAACTTTCTATCCTTAATAACATGACAAAAGAGCTACAATAAGAAAGAGATATAGGCCTACCGAGACTGCCTTGCCGAATTCCTCTTTCTAAAACAAATCTCTGTGTTGCACCATGTTCTAATTTCACTCCAGCATACAGAGTCTTGATAGCATTACAAAAGTACAGCCCAAAAACAGCTTTTGTGTTAAAGGAGATAGAGGCACGAAACCAACGTCATTCAATAGACGACAAAGTTATTGATGAACTTCACAAATCATGACTTAATCGTCTGGAGTCCAGTTGATTACTTTAATGATTTTTGGTGATTAATTTATCTATATTTTCTCACACATTACAccccaaatattacatttttttttcttcctcagtGCTTCTCTCAAATGCTGTATCGTCCAGGATAATAAAAGGCTTTTAAAGGAATCATAAGAGTTGTTACAGTATTGGGAATACTCCTGTGAGCAGATCAGATTTGATCCTGTAGTGTAGAGGCTCGTATAGAAATGTttgaatttcattgtgtttttattgCAGATCTTCTGTTTTTCTGTGACTCCAGTTGAAGACAGAGAACTTACAGATAACCTGTGTCAACCTGGACAGACGTCTATTCCAGTCCTGCCTACAGCACACAATActtatttctgcttttatatgGATGACTGTCCACTTGTTCTCTTCTAAATGAGATGTGTGCAAATATAACTTGAACTGAATATTGCAACTGCAAAAACACTTGATCCAGTTGCACAGAATCCTCTGGagagtttaaagggacagttcacccaaaaactgacatcattcatcatttactcaccctcatgtcatcccagttgTGTCTGTGTTtcagtagaatatttcagctctgtgggtccatacaatgcaagtgaatggtggttagAGATTTGAAccctcaaaaatcacataaaggcagcataaaaggaatctaTTTAACTCCAAACAAtaccaaaataaatgcataatattttCTTCCTCTTCTGAACAAAATCTACAGAAGGAATCTAACGGCACTGCAATACATTCAAAAGTTTTATAACTATATACGTAGACCACAGCAGCCAAATTCAGTTGTCagacctgttttgagtgcttaatactGTTACATTCACACACAGTTCGGTTATTTACAagagtgacaaccgcattctaGAGACTATTTCATGAatggaaacaaaaacaaaggaattagaacggTCCAGACATATTTCTGGATCCTTTCAACAAAGTGtctttttcaaggtaagtcagACCACTCGGCGGCCGGTTTTGGACACTCTTGGGCAGTTTTGGCAGATATTTTTCTATGTCAACAAGTGTCATGAAAGTgcaactcctatctacttgaaagtGGAAAGACCCAAATCATTCAACAAATTCAAGCATGAAATGATTAAAgggaattattaataatataaacaacattacACAAACAGATCTACAAACACAAGACTGTAACCATGTGCTGTTtcaaaaactattgtgaggaaatgtcAAATATATCAGGTGGGGAAAGTCCTCCTCTCTGTCCTCTTATGGGCTCCGTATgtttcacacctgtatgttattattctgtcaaacacaacagaaGCTTTTGCAATATTGAATTTCAGTCAATCACTTCAATTGAAatgaaagatgcaatgaaagtaaatggtgactgagaatgtcagtctctaatgttctgccgtatatttccttttgtgtttcacagaataaaaatgtgtaaggttcagaacaacatgagggtgtgtgtatgatgacagcatttgacttttatcaatgagtgaactcttcaaatctgtcaaatttacaccaactttaaatgatcctgtaattagttcttataaatccatttatgaatgcaaaagtgtgaagtgtgaaaaatcacaagaattctgtatttgtaaatgtttatttagtataaataaaacaatgagtatctgaatgtgccgtgtgtttaataaagagttcatatatagactcatttattcatttaaaatcattatttttattattgaatctgatagtaaataagttcaatcacatcacagtgagacacaaagtactgtcattgtattgaattcaatcagtttcattgatgaaatgatttctagaaagagtttggagttgtgttgatgtgagatacagtgagtatatttcactcatccagttgtgtgtgtgtgtctctgatgatcaatttcacacacacacacacacactgaggaatcagaaTAAACTccaaatccagcatagaggggtcgagtgaatgtggtgatgagtgtgtgtaagtgtgtgagtgtgtgtgtgtcagagacgctgtagaaggacagagtgccggccggacagtccacatacactcctactctcttacagtcgtgTGAAGGGGGACGTATGACAGTGTTGATATTATTGTGCCAGACAGTGAATCTGTTATTAGAGCAGTACAGACTCCAGGAGTTTATATTGAATCCAAACCAACAGTCACGACTCCctcctttcctgctgatttctttatatgacactgatataacagcagcatctccactccattgagtctcccagtaacagcgtccagtcagactctctctacacagaacctgaggacacacatcaaatctctctggatgatcaggatatgactgacactctctcacacgtgtcaccttcctgttcccctcagacagaatgagaTTAGTGTGcactgtgtttgaatccagtgtgagatcacagacccctgaacacaagaagagaaaaaacacttaaaacacaacaatcactaaaccagtgtgtgtgtgtgtatgtgtgtgtgtgtgagtgagagtgagagtgtgtgtgtgagtgagagagtgtgtgtgtgagtgagagtgtgtgtgtgtgtgtgtgtgtgtgtgtgagtgagagtgtgtgagtgagagtgtgtgtgtgtgtgtgagtgtctttcTGTGAAGGAATGAACACAACGGACAGTGAGATAATGTCGTGTAACAGCAACACACTGACAGATAAACAGTTTgatcaatcaaaacaaacaaacaaaaaacaagatgaaTTATAAATTCACAGATTACAAACAAAGACAAAATCAGTCAAAACTAACAAGAGAACAAGTTATCAAAGCGAGCGTCTAAACATACGAAATATCTGAATGAGGAGCTCTCGGTGTTTCACAAACCCATTGTTGCATTACCGTCACCATCTCCCTTTGGACCATCAACACTATTTACAAATAAACTACCTACACCCCCCGATCTACCTTCACACCTAATATCCTAACCCCGTCGGGACTGCAGCTtcagtgttcagctcctccagtttaCACATGCAacccctaaaataaataaatcctttcaCCTTAAATTCACGTCAGATTACTCCGGATGATTGACAGAAAACCAACCAGAACATTAAACCtgcgaaagtgaaagtgaaagcaaGACAGAAACCGGGAGGAAaacagcgagtgtgtgtgtgtgtgcgcatgtttgtgtgtgtgtgcaggggcgaaaatttcatcaaaatgttgggggggggggaataaacataacaattctcaagagcaatttttgaaggggacaccaaggttttttttttgttgttgccccgtttgcatttgtattattttatttcttaaacaattattttattttatttcattatattatttacaatacacatattttaatgatattttagggggggaaaccctcagatagggggggtcctgacccccccgcgatttccgcctatgtgtgtgtgtgtgtgtgtgtgtgtgtgtgtgtgtgtgtgtgtgtgtgtgtgtgtgtgtgtgtagacctacatttgcgtggtcctgctgtaatcctgaactctcctccatgatccacactataaaaacacaaacacacacaaatgatgacatcacattcagctcacctgaaacttacttcaaagtgattttatctgaaataacacagagaatgtctctctctctctctctctctctttattgatttatctttattaatttatatttattagctttactggcatgattaaaaaaaaaatatttcagaaaagactctaataaatgacacacaggactgttatttagttttcctggaactgaatgtgttaacactaacaacaaaacaaatatgtgattaatcgtgattcaatatttcaatccactgacagtcttacaacacatgaggggtgtgaggggtccaggaactgagtttgacacccctgcaatacacacacacaacatcccaccaacaataaactcaagtgctttcacactgcacttaaccctgggtCTTTTTACCCCGCTTTTAACCTCCAGTAAAGtaacgtttcacacttgtaactctgaaaggtgattagcaacacttttaatcctgggttatgaaacagctccagatcagtgttagcgccgcttttaaaagtgcagcagtaagtttttatctggctcttattcgtcccaatagtaccagtggttttggactttatactgacaccacagactgatcactgcccgacccctcctgtgaaaaatcctgcaccacccctgttaactgctgctgcgccacacaaaaatgtctgtaagatggactgctgcgactcgtaatctctctggcggctgatgagaccgttgtgtgctcgctcttggtgcttgatgtcacaccgtttatctgtgatcattattgatattattagtggtagtaactgatcaactgcaagacagtttgttatgtgcggtcaacatggcagcatccatgagGGGTGACCCGCTCTATgtcaaattaaacagcttttattgaggtcagtatctgactggagtcatcatctaatgtgagtgtacatcattttaaacatatttgtgtgctattgtgtttatttgtaacactttttaaatgagcttaatacagtgacagagcacaacacaagcaaatgtgctacagtatcactgttcatttcctgtatgctaatgcactttataaaccttatttagtactttacaaataaaacatattattagtattaaacatattgtagtcttgctgttgtgctgcacttaagcaaataataactcatataaaatgaaaataagctcatcgtaacatttcatataaacacaatccgtttgcatctaaatatattatcctccacagatttcatgggacgatgcaacaaactttccaaacagaataactgagaaaattaatggtgccaaacccaaaatgtccaaaatactctcacactgcagatttcagcagtgaaataaatgtactataagatactgtccaaagcattaaccaacagattcaaactatacatatctaaattaattcacgctgacagtcatattgtattcctaaacgcacaatatttgatc of the Xyrauchen texanus isolate HMW12.3.18 chromosome 10, RBS_HiC_50CHRs, whole genome shotgun sequence genome contains:
- the LOC127650298 gene encoding neoverrucotoxin subunit beta-like, which codes for MVTEEGCCSVASALRSNLSRLKELDLSYNHPGESGVRLLSERLNDPNCTLDKLNVDHGGEFRITAGPRKWVCDLTLDSNTVHTNLILSEGNRKVTRVRECQSYPDHPERFDVCPQVLCRESLTGRCYWETQWSGDAAVISVSYKEISRKGGSRDCWFGFNINSWSLYCSNNRFTVWHNNINTVIRPPSHDCKRVGVYVDCPAGTLSFYSVSDTHTLTHLHTLITTFTRPLYAGFGVYSDSSVCVCVCEIDHQRHTHTTG